The proteins below are encoded in one region of Planctopirus limnophila DSM 3776:
- a CDS encoding lactonase family protein — translation MSAARKLKDFFQQLTNGGLPLAVWLLTFAQLMFSMAKPAQAQETKTPALFHVYFGTYTSGTSEGIYRSTFDASTGALSKPELVAKVTNPSFLAMHPTKPVIYCVSEVAESLPGSEAGRPTGAVIAFSREAANGSLKELGWKPSGGAGPCHLSVDLAGSALFVANYGGGSVASLPLNAEGVPEKPSSIMVHEGSSINKQRQQKPHAHSINLDQSNRYAFAADLGCDKIFIYQFDPATRTLKPHDIPSAPVAAGSGPRHLAFHPNGRFAYVINELTSTITAFKYDSTKGDLEPIQTVSTLPKDANTPGNSTAEIVAHPSGNWLVGSNRGHDSLALFSIRPETGELKLVANVPAGGKTPRNFAFDPTGQWLIAAHQGSNSVQVFAFNASTGTLTPQGEPVAIGAPVCVRFVPIKP, via the coding sequence ATGTCAGCGGCACGGAAGCTGAAAGATTTTTTCCAACAGTTGACGAACGGCGGGTTGCCTCTGGCTGTGTGGCTGCTGACATTCGCGCAGTTGATGTTTTCGATGGCGAAGCCAGCCCAGGCACAAGAAACCAAAACGCCCGCATTGTTCCATGTTTATTTTGGAACTTATACCTCAGGGACCAGTGAAGGGATTTATCGATCGACTTTCGATGCATCGACGGGCGCTCTTTCGAAGCCGGAACTGGTGGCTAAGGTGACCAATCCTTCGTTTCTGGCGATGCATCCGACGAAGCCGGTGATTTACTGTGTGAGTGAAGTGGCCGAATCGCTGCCAGGGAGCGAAGCGGGACGACCGACGGGGGCTGTGATTGCTTTTTCGCGGGAAGCGGCCAATGGTTCGCTCAAGGAACTGGGTTGGAAACCTTCTGGCGGAGCGGGGCCATGTCATCTTTCGGTCGATCTGGCGGGAAGTGCTTTGTTTGTCGCGAACTATGGCGGTGGCTCGGTGGCATCACTTCCTCTCAATGCGGAGGGTGTTCCGGAAAAGCCCTCGTCGATCATGGTGCATGAAGGGTCGAGCATTAATAAACAGCGGCAACAGAAGCCGCATGCGCATTCGATCAATCTCGATCAGTCGAATCGCTATGCCTTTGCGGCAGATCTGGGTTGCGACAAGATTTTTATCTATCAATTCGACCCGGCGACCCGCACGCTCAAGCCTCATGACATTCCTTCAGCACCTGTGGCGGCAGGTTCCGGGCCCAGGCATTTAGCGTTTCATCCCAATGGACGCTTTGCCTATGTGATTAATGAGCTCACTTCGACAATTACCGCTTTTAAGTACGACTCGACCAAGGGAGATCTGGAGCCGATTCAGACGGTCTCGACTCTACCTAAAGATGCGAACACACCTGGCAATTCGACGGCAGAGATTGTGGCCCATCCTTCGGGGAACTGGCTGGTGGGATCGAATCGCGGTCATGACAGTCTGGCACTCTTCAGTATTCGGCCAGAGACGGGCGAATTGAAGCTGGTGGCCAATGTTCCCGCTGGTGGAAAGACACCCAGAAACTTTGCGTTCGATCCGACGGGCCAATGGCTCATCGCGGCTCACCAGGGGAGCAACAGCGTGCAGGTCTTTGCGTTCAACGCCTCGACAGGCACATTGACCCCGCAGGGAGAACCTGTGGCGATTGGTGCTCCGGTCTGTGTGCGGTTTGTCCCAATCAAGCCTTGA
- a CDS encoding tRNA dihydrouridine synthase, producing MRIGNISLAHGLTLAPMEEHTSLPFRLICKQQGASLVCSERIDAKDVAERDKRAIKLLSTTSAERPAVGQISGNDAAQIGEAARVIEELGFSMVDLNFECPIRRLVGRGEGGALMGQPQRIAELVAAAKQAVSIPVTVKLRTGPKAGEDTAVETAQRVEQAGGAAIILHARSVEQAYLGGPDWQHVTRVKEAVSIPVLGSGGVRTPQDAISFLESSGADGVAIGRGCLGNPWIFQQARTLLFGSREIIEPSPAERGKVLLALVEHEFEFYSAHLAQKRLARTACYFAKFLPDFAEFKKEIHAIKNLAQFRTLVREWFRPVAR from the coding sequence ATGCGTATTGGGAATATCAGTCTGGCTCATGGGCTGACATTAGCTCCGATGGAGGAGCATACGAGTTTGCCTTTCCGGCTGATTTGCAAGCAGCAGGGAGCCAGCCTGGTTTGCAGTGAGCGGATCGATGCCAAAGATGTGGCCGAGCGGGATAAGCGCGCGATCAAGCTGCTCTCGACGACTTCGGCGGAGCGGCCGGCTGTCGGGCAGATCAGCGGGAATGATGCTGCTCAGATTGGTGAAGCCGCCCGGGTCATTGAAGAACTCGGTTTTTCAATGGTCGATCTCAATTTTGAGTGCCCGATCCGTCGTCTGGTGGGTCGTGGCGAAGGTGGTGCGCTGATGGGGCAGCCACAGCGGATTGCCGAGCTGGTGGCGGCAGCTAAGCAGGCGGTCTCGATCCCGGTGACAGTCAAATTGCGGACAGGCCCTAAAGCGGGCGAAGACACCGCTGTCGAAACAGCCCAGCGAGTCGAGCAGGCTGGCGGTGCGGCCATAATTCTGCATGCCCGCAGTGTCGAGCAGGCTTATCTGGGTGGGCCGGACTGGCAGCATGTGACGCGTGTGAAGGAAGCGGTTTCGATTCCGGTGTTAGGAAGTGGTGGAGTGCGTACGCCTCAGGATGCCATCAGTTTTCTGGAATCGAGTGGAGCCGATGGCGTGGCGATTGGCCGGGGTTGCCTGGGGAACCCGTGGATCTTTCAGCAGGCCCGTACGCTGCTGTTTGGCAGTCGTGAGATTATTGAGCCGAGTCCTGCCGAGCGAGGGAAAGTACTGCTGGCTCTGGTCGAGCATGAGTTCGAGTTTTATTCAGCTCATCTGGCCCAGAAGCGACTGGCCCGGACGGCTTGCTACTTTGCGAAGTTCCTCCCGGATTTTGCGGAGTTCAAGAAGGAGATCCACGCCATCAAGAATCTTGCTCAGTTTCGCACACTGGTGCGGGAATGGTTCCGGCCAGTGGCTCGGTAG
- a CDS encoding prenyltransferase/squalene oxidase repeat-containing protein, with protein sequence MSAGYLITLGDDLKRGLATFPLELAQRHARFIESRQQDDGGFGGRVEALDGTPLAADEATSDLYYAAFAVRSLVALGQLSPQVARRAGNWLGQAWSPRLNVIDLVSWLYLSVVLQIEQGIETVTVQAANSTVSSEDVLQAVHRLEELRRPDGGYAKSMEGVSSSTYHSFLAALAYELVGQSPPEIARLMSFVKSRQRDDGGFVEIGPMKRSGTNPTAAAVALLKMYGEITPALKSDVAGFLSDVKASDGGYLANSRIPFPDGLSTFTALVTCRTLDIESPSPWRRVGAFMKSIEVPTGGFLAAGWDREADVEYTFYGLGIRALIGLEAKAAS encoded by the coding sequence ATGTCGGCTGGATATCTCATTACTTTGGGAGATGATCTCAAGCGGGGATTGGCGACTTTTCCTCTCGAGCTGGCACAAAGACATGCCCGCTTCATCGAGAGCCGCCAGCAGGACGATGGAGGCTTTGGTGGACGAGTGGAAGCCCTCGATGGGACACCACTGGCTGCCGATGAAGCGACTTCCGACCTGTACTACGCGGCTTTTGCCGTGAGATCACTTGTGGCACTGGGGCAGCTTTCTCCTCAGGTGGCGCGGCGTGCAGGAAACTGGCTGGGCCAGGCCTGGTCACCCCGCCTCAATGTCATTGATCTCGTCAGTTGGCTGTACTTGAGTGTCGTGCTCCAGATCGAACAGGGGATCGAAACTGTCACTGTTCAAGCGGCCAACTCAACTGTGTCATCAGAGGACGTGCTGCAAGCGGTCCACAGGCTCGAAGAACTTCGCCGGCCTGATGGCGGCTATGCCAAATCGATGGAAGGTGTATCGAGCAGCACGTATCACAGCTTTCTGGCAGCGCTGGCTTATGAACTGGTGGGCCAGTCGCCGCCGGAGATTGCTCGACTGATGAGCTTTGTGAAATCGCGCCAGCGGGATGATGGCGGGTTTGTCGAAATTGGTCCTATGAAGCGCAGTGGCACCAACCCCACGGCTGCAGCCGTCGCCTTACTGAAGATGTATGGCGAGATTACACCGGCACTCAAAAGCGATGTGGCAGGCTTTTTGAGTGATGTGAAAGCGAGTGATGGGGGTTATCTGGCGAACAGCCGCATCCCTTTCCCGGATGGATTATCAACCTTCACAGCTCTGGTGACATGTCGCACGTTGGACATTGAATCTCCCAGTCCGTGGAGGAGAGTGGGTGCCTTTATGAAAAGTATTGAAGTCCCGACGGGTGGATTTCTCGCCGCTGGCTGGGATCGAGAAGCTGACGTTGAATACACTTTTTATGGATTAGGGATTCGAGCACTCATTGGGCTGGAAGCGAAAGCCGCTTCCTGA
- a CDS encoding flagellar hook-basal body complex protein, with amino-acid sequence MGLTSALNTSLNGLSLNEVTIDVLGNNIANAGTNGFKASTVRFQTQLARTLSIGSRPTATDGGSNPRQVGLGATTSAISKDFTQGSLSNSTSASDLAIQGEGFFVMDGSSGRTYTRNGNFLRSSDSYLVNDQGQFVQGYGIDDEFNIVTTQLSPLRIPLGELNVAQRTSQITMGGALFPAGDLSTQGALVNSEVLTDSVTGLPATGTALLSNVENAGGTNYFNVGNTLTFAPRKGGRVVEEQTFTVTATSTLADYVTFMNNTLGIQSGAGIPNDATTGGQPGVTLTGGQIQVVGNTGTQNDISITAGDIKSNGAVVPLSFTKSESSNGESAATEFIVYDSLGQTVNVRMTSVLESRGPGATTFRYFLESAQDSRPGVAIGTGLITFDSDGKITGDTTQMFTLERSDTAAVSPMQIEMDLSQISGISSAQSGSALNLSNQNGSKPGTLQSYVIDEQGLINGIFDNGLIRSLGQVVLARFANSDGLLEAGGTAFREGVSSGVPQIVSPGSFGAGTIASGKIELSNTDIGRNLVDLIVASTNYRGNARVISSVQDLTNELLLLGR; translated from the coding sequence ATGGGTCTGACTTCTGCTCTGAATACGTCGCTGAACGGCCTTTCTCTCAATGAAGTGACCATTGACGTACTTGGCAACAATATTGCCAATGCCGGTACGAATGGTTTCAAAGCTTCGACCGTTCGCTTTCAGACTCAGTTGGCTCGTACGCTGTCGATTGGTTCCCGACCGACTGCTACTGATGGAGGAAGTAACCCTCGGCAGGTGGGCCTCGGAGCGACGACTTCCGCCATCAGCAAAGACTTTACCCAGGGCAGCCTTTCGAACAGCACCAGTGCTTCGGATCTGGCGATTCAAGGGGAAGGCTTCTTTGTGATGGATGGTTCCAGCGGCAGGACCTACACCCGTAACGGGAACTTTCTTCGCAGTAGTGACAGTTATCTGGTCAACGATCAGGGCCAGTTTGTTCAAGGCTATGGGATTGACGATGAATTCAACATCGTCACGACGCAATTGTCACCATTGCGGATTCCCCTGGGTGAGTTGAACGTCGCCCAGCGCACTTCGCAAATCACGATGGGTGGAGCACTGTTTCCCGCAGGAGACTTATCGACTCAAGGTGCTCTGGTGAACAGTGAAGTCCTGACAGACAGTGTCACAGGACTCCCCGCAACGGGCACCGCTTTACTGAGCAACGTGGAGAACGCGGGAGGAACCAACTACTTCAATGTCGGAAATACTTTAACTTTTGCACCTCGCAAGGGGGGACGAGTTGTCGAAGAGCAAACGTTCACAGTGACTGCCACTTCGACCCTGGCCGACTATGTCACCTTCATGAATAACACGCTCGGCATTCAGAGTGGTGCGGGGATACCTAACGATGCCACAACGGGCGGACAACCGGGAGTGACGCTTACGGGTGGTCAAATTCAAGTCGTGGGCAATACGGGTACCCAGAACGACATCAGTATTACTGCGGGAGACATCAAGAGTAACGGTGCTGTCGTTCCCCTGAGTTTTACCAAGTCGGAATCGAGCAATGGGGAGAGTGCTGCGACTGAATTCATCGTCTACGACTCTCTGGGTCAAACCGTCAATGTGCGTATGACCTCAGTACTGGAAAGCCGCGGGCCGGGAGCGACGACATTCCGTTACTTCCTGGAAAGTGCTCAGGACAGCCGACCTGGTGTGGCGATTGGTACGGGTCTGATCACCTTCGACAGTGATGGAAAAATCACGGGTGACACGACGCAGATGTTCACACTCGAGCGTTCGGATACCGCCGCCGTCAGCCCGATGCAGATTGAAATGGATCTTTCGCAGATCAGTGGAATCTCGTCTGCACAATCGGGCAGTGCTTTGAACCTTTCCAATCAGAATGGTTCCAAGCCTGGAACGTTGCAAAGCTATGTGATTGATGAGCAGGGTTTGATTAACGGGATCTTTGACAATGGCTTGATCCGTTCACTCGGTCAGGTGGTACTGGCCCGGTTCGCCAACTCGGATGGTTTGCTCGAAGCGGGTGGCACGGCGTTTCGTGAGGGTGTCAGCTCCGGAGTGCCTCAGATTGTGTCACCGGGTTCATTCGGAGCGGGCACGATTGCCTCAGGAAAGATTGAGCTTTCGAACACGGATATTGGTCGCAACCTCGTCGATCTCATTGTGGCCTCTACCAATTACCGTGGGAATGCCCGAGTGATTTCTTCAGTCCAGGATCTGACCAACGAGTTGCTGCTGTTGGGTCGATAA